aaataaaaaatttcatgttgaagtagaagaattttttttattacattatctAAGAAGTTAACTGAATACTAAGAATAGTATGAAATAATAATTTGGTTCCAACCATACCTCGATGGAAATCAGACGAGTAAACAATGAGTTTGTACAATATTGCATGAACACAATAAActtttaatgattttgtttaatttcatCAGGAAAAAGTGATCTTTTAGTTATGGACATGTTAAAGAATATTATAATGGTATTGTAAgctttttgaaaaatgaaaatatgataaACATTGCAGTATTTCTCTTTAAAGTTAAATGTATCTGGTtctgaaaaaaatatgaaaagacaGAATCACAACATTACTTTCTTTAAGCTCAAAGAAATTGGCTACTTAtcaaattttttgttaaatctcaaccactttacttttattaattcaatCATTGAAAACATGATCATTCAACTTTTCATCACTGATTGAAGACATCTGATAAATTATTACATCACCTGAAAGAGCAACCAAGTCTGTAACAGAGAGGCCTTGATTAGCAAAATTGTTTGTGAGATTAGCTAGATTGAGGAAAGGCCCAGGAAGGTTATTATTAGCATCCTTTCTGCTTGCTGCTGTAGAATCTCTTCTCCCCAACCCCACTTCCCAAGAAGGTCCTCCTAACTGCAAAACTTTTATATGTTTATGGATAACTCTTACTCCAATAAAAATAGAATCTTAGAAATACAAATAAATCTATTACATAGACAACAGAATCTCGAGCTGCAAGAGCAAGAATATCCGCACAGGACACCACTTTGGGACACTCTTTCTCCACACTGCACTTAATATCATTTATCACATTGAACCCTCTGGCTGATTGGTTGTTAGCTGCTGCGGTTTTCTCTCCTTCCAAGTTGCTACTATCATCCAACAGTATTGATGCATCACAACCCTGAACAACATCACAATGTAAACcccatttgaaaaaaattatcagatATAGTTCTAGATCATGAAACATTTATAGTCTAGTCAATTTTTACAACACAGTTCATTCAAAGATTGTTAATACCTCCTAGCAGAAAAAATTACCAACATTGTATGCATACAACTATATTTTGTTGTATACTTACGTTTACAAAGCAGTCATGGAAATGCAATCGGAGTAAGGAAGCCCCCATGCGTGGTTCTTTTTTAATGGCTTGAGCCACTCCTTTCTTGACTATGGTTAACAAGTTTGGGCAAGTGCAGGAGTAAAAGTCTGTACATAGGTCTGTACCAGAAGCTGTAATAGTTGTTGCACCGACAAGAAGAAGCAAGAGGAAGTAGAAAGAGGCCATTGGAGCTTTCATACAGGAGATACACCAAATCATTGGTGCTTTCTCTTATACAGGGTTGGACCAAATTATCTTGTTCAATCAATGAATTCAAGTGAAAAGCTCTATCTCTCTTGTCAGATAGTGGAGGAGTTCAAATGAAGGGCATGTTATACAAAATAGTCCCATTTAATTCAAAagcaaaagaataaaataagctgctattataattacaaaattaaaccATTAAGATATATAAGACAATTAGAGTATACTAACAATACATTAAAATACCGTTATTCAATCACAAATTTGacatataaaataagaatattggCTTTTGTAGtaattcttttagaaaatatatttaaagtgatTTTTAATTAGCTTACGCTCCAAACCTGTTTACGTCTTAATAgatagtaaatataaaaattaaaaataaattaaacataaattcacTTTAAGCATTTTTActttgctattttttttaattattttctggttttcttttctatttgcttttgcattttttatttgtttaatttctcTGATGATGACAGTTCAACTATTGCATGGTGTTGCAGTGACAAATTTAACAGTTTCGATAGTCCAAAAGGCTGTACCATAATTATTTCACCTTTTCTGTGCATGGATTAGATTGCTCGTGAAGGGTTCAAtcaatcttattatttttacaaaataaaaaaaatacacctTTTCCTTTTATATAGTATACCGATTCacgtaaatttatt
This window of the Vigna angularis cultivar LongXiaoDou No.4 chromosome 7, ASM1680809v1, whole genome shotgun sequence genome carries:
- the LOC108337233 gene encoding peroxidase P7 — encoded protein: MIWCISCMKAPMASFYFLLLLLVGATTITASGTDLCTDFYSCTCPNLLTIVKKGVAQAIKKEPRMGASLLRLHFHDCFVNGCDASILLDDSSNLEGEKTAAANNQSARGFNVINDIKCSVEKECPKVVSCADILALAARDSVVYLGGPSWEVGLGRRDSTAASRKDANNNLPGPFLNLANLTNNFANQGLSVTDLVALSGAHTIGLAQCKNFRAHIYNDSNVDPSYRKFLQSKCPRSGRDNTLEPLDHQTPIRFDNLYFQNLISKKALLHSDQELFNGSSTDNLVKKYAVNTAAFFEDFAKGMVKMSNIKPLTGSQGEIRINCGKLN